GAGTTATGCAAGAATTAGGTGTAAAAATTTTAATTGTTACAAATGCTGCTGGTGGAATGAATCCTAATTTTGAAGTTGGAAATCCTTGTATTATTACTGACCAAATTAATTTTATGGGTGATAATCCTCTAATAGGTCCAAACTGTGAGGAATGGGGTCCAAGATTCCCAGATATGAGCGAGCCATATGACAAAAAGTTAACAGAAAAAGCTATTTCTGTTGCTAAAAAGATAGGTATTCCTGTATATACTGGAGTATATTTAGGAATTACTGGTCCAACTTTTGAAACACCAGCTGAATTGAAAATGATGAGAAACTTTGGTGCTGATTTAGTTGGTATGTCAACAGTTCCAGAAGTTATTGTTGCAAATCATGCTGGTATTAAAGTATTAGGATTTTCTGCTGTTACCGATAAAGCTGTACCAGAAGAATTAAAACCTGTAACAGCTGAAGAAGTAATTGAAATTGCTAATAGAACTGGTGAAAAAATTGCAGACATTATTTTAGCGTTATTGGGTGAAATTTAGTGAAAAAGTTTTTTTTTCTAATTTTTCTGTTTATTTCATTTAATCTATTTGCTCAAAAAATTGATATATATAATAAGATATTCTATAAACCAGGATTACACATGGAGTTGTACACAGACTCCATGTTTTTGAATTTTGAGTATATATTATTATTAAAGTATTCATATATGAATTCTTCTGACTTATTAAAATATGTTTGGGCACAAGATAGAACATTAATTGGCGGTCAAATGTATGTAGAATCAAGTTATTATACTCATGCTATATCTTCTAGTAATGCTATTGGATTATTGCAATTAAAACCTATTGTCGCTAATGATTTAGGAATTGACAATTTATTTGATCCTATAGATAATATTACTGGAGCAACAATATACCATTCATATTTATATAAAATTTTGCAATCTGAAAAATCTCAAATTGCTGCATATTACCAAGGTCCCACTTCGGTATTAAAAAATGGAATTAATTCTGCTGGATTAAGCTATTATAATAAGGTTAAAAAAGCGCAAAAAAATTATAAAAATACTAAAGTTTATTCTCCTATATTATTTGGAATTCAAGGAAATGTATCGCAAAATTATTTGAATTTAGATACATTTCAAGGTTTAGCATATAAAACATTCGAATTTTATTCCACTCAAAATGTTGAATTTATAAAAAACAATATTAATAATTTTGATATTAATTTTGGATTTCTGTATTTTCCAAAATCTAACTTTGCATTAGGATCTTCATTTGGAACAAATAATAGTTTTTATCTTAGAACTGGTTATCCATGGAATCAAAATATTATTTCATTAAATACTTCAAAAATATTGGATTCATATTATTTAACTTTAGAGAATAAGAAAGGCATATGGTTAAAACTATATATATCTGATAATCTAAACATAATTACAGGATTTTCAGTTTTTGATATTAAATTCGGTGTATTATTTAATTCAAAATATAGAATTGGTGTATATATGAGTCTTTAGGGGGTTAATATGAATATTTTTCAAGTTATTAAAGATTATTGGAATAATTTTTCCACAAACCAAAAAATAATGTATTCTATATTATTAGGTACATTTATATTATTACTAATATTCTTATTAGTTTTAAACTTAAGACCAAATTATCAGGTCTTAATAAGTGGTGTTGACGAACAACAAGGTGGAAAAATTATTTCAAAATTAGAAGAATTAAATATTCCATATAAGGTTGGTGCTGGTGGCTCTATACAAATTCCAGAAAAATATAACAAATATGAATTATGGATGAAACTAGCATTAAATGGGGTGTTAGGAAATCAGGTTCAAGGATATGAGTTGCTTCAAAATCAAGGGTTTGGAGCAACTAGTTATGATAAACAGGTTAATTATCAAATTGCTCTTGAAGGTGAATTATCAAAAACAATTTCTACTATGAAAGGTATTCAATATGCTAGAGTACATATTGTGATGCCTTCAAGAACATTCTATACACCTGCAGATCAGTCTAAACCAACTGCTTCTGTATTATTATTTTTAGAGCCAGGTGCAACAATTGATACATCACAAGTAAAAGCAATTATGGATTTTGTAGCTGGAGCAGTTCAAAATTTAGATCCTAATGATGTTAAGGTTGTAGATAATAATTCTAGAAACCTTAGTGCACAAGTTATTTCAGAAGGAAATATCGCTGATGCTGCTACAAAATTTGATTTAAAAAGAAGAATAGAAGAATATTATACAGAAAAAATTGAAAATAATTTACAAAGAGTTTTTGGCGTTGGTGCAATCGTTGTTATTCCTGAAGTTGATTTAAATTGGCAAAAAATTGAAGAGGAATCTAAAAAGGTTCAACCTGTTAATAAAACGAGTGGAATAATTGTAAGTCAACAAAGTGAAAGTGAAGAAAGAACTTCTTCTTCTGGAACCTCAAGTGTCCCTGGTACAGATTCAAATATTCCACCATTTACAACACAAACACCAGATAATCAAGGAAATGATATATATAAAACATCTAAAAGTATTGTAAATTATGATTTTAATGAAATCTATCAAAAAGTTACCGAAGACAAAAATGGTGAAATTGCAAATAAATCTATTACTGTTTTTATTGATTTAGATAAATCTCCAATTCCTGAAAACGAAACAACTAAAGAACAAATTAGAAGTGCTATATCTACCGCCACTGGTGCAACTCCAAATAATATTAATATATTATTTACTAGATTTAATAAGGAATTAGAATCCGAATATCAAAATATTATTCAACAAAGTCAAAGAGCTAAAACTATTACAGTTATGATAATAATTTCTATATTAATAGTTATTATATTAATTTTATTGATTATGGGAATTATTACTATTAATAAGAAAAGAAAAACTCAAAAAATATTATCTGAAAGAAAGAAAAAACTTGAAGAAGCTGCTAATAGAACTATAGAAGAGTTAGAACCAGAACATGTTGAAGTATCAGAAGAACAAAAAGTTTTTGAAAAGCTTGCTAATATAGCTGACAATAATACCGATGATGTTGTTGAAATATTAAAATATTGGATTAATCAATAACTTGTTAAATTAATAGAGGTGATAATATGGCTGATAACAGTACAACACTTACTGGATTAAGAAAAGCAGCTATTTTGATTGTTTTAGTTGGACCAGAAAGAGCTTCAAAAATATTAAAAGAATTAAATGAAGAAGAAGTTGAAATGCTTACTTTAGAAGTTGCTAATTTAGGTAAAATTTCTGATCAAGAAAAAAATTCTGTTTTAAATGAATTTTTTGAATTAATGAAAGTTAAAGAGTTTATTAAAGAAGGTGGCGTTGACTACGCTAAAAAATTACTTGAAGAAGCATTTGGTCCTGAACAAGCAATTAAAATTATTGAGAATCTTGTTACTAATTTACAAGTTAAACCATTTGACTTCTTAAAGAGAATAGATATTACTCAAATAACAAACGTACTACAAAACGAACACCCTCAAACTGTAGCTTTAGTATTATGTTATTTACCTCCGGCTGCTGCTGCACAGGTTATTGCAGGATTGCCAGAAGATTTACAAGTAGATGTTGTTAAAAGAATATCTATTATGGATAGAGCTACTCCTGATGTTGTTAAAGAGGTTGAAGGGCGTATGAAAGACAGATTATCATCATTTGCTGCTCAACCATTTAGTCAAGTTGGTGGTATTGAAACAACAGCTGAAATTATGAATAATATTGATAGAAATGTATCTAAAAACATTTTTGATAGATTATCTGAATCTGATCCTAAATTATCTGAAGAAATCAGAAAGAAAATGTTCGTATTTGAAGATATTCTTAAACTCGATGATAGGACAATTCAAAGAATCCTCAGGGAAGTTGATACTAGAGATTTAACATTATCATTAAAAGGTGCTTCAGAAGAATTAAAATCCAAGATTTTATCCAATATGTCCCAAAGAGCTAGTCAAATGATCCAAGAAGAATTAGAGTTTATGGGTCCTGTTAGATTAAAAGATGTAGATGAAGCACAACAAAGAATAGTTGCAATTATTAGAAAACTTGAAGAAACTGGTGAAATCATTATTGCTGGTGGAGGAGGAGAAGAATTAATTGTTTAATAAACGTATAATTAAAGGACAGTATGTCATTTTTGAATCTCCTGAGGAAGTTCAGAAATTAGAAAAAGATGTTTCTGAAGATTTAGCAAAGAAAATTATTGAAGATGCTGAGTTAAAAGCTAAAGATATAATTGAAAAAGCTCATGAAGAAGCTGAAAATATAATAAATCAAGCACATTTAGCTTATGCTGATGAAATAGAAAAAGCTAGAAAAGAAGCTCAAGAATTAGCAGAAAAAGATATTAATACTTTAATTGAACAATATTCTGTTCAATTAAATAAGTTATTGGAAAATTTTAATAATTCTATTAATTCAGAACTGTATAATGCACGTATATTATTATTTAATATATTGAAATTGTTAATTCAAAAATTTCTAAATGTGGAAATTTTTTCTTCTCCTAAATGGGTTGAAAATTCATTAAACAAAATTTTAGAAAAATTTGCTAATTTTGATTATATTAAAATTCATGTAAGTTCTAATATTTTAAGAGATTTTACAGAAATCGTTGAAAAATTTAAAGCTGTTGATAATATAGAAATTGTTGAAGATATTACATTACCTGATTTTTCTATTACTGTTAAAACTAATTTAGGAAATATAAGTATTAATAAAAACGATATTGTAAATCAAATAAATCAAATAATAGAGGAAGAATTGAATAATGAATGATTATAATACTATATTAGAAAATATTAGTAAAAAACTAGATTCTTTAGATTTATTTACTTTAGAAGGTACTGTTGATAGAATAACAGGGGTTGTTATAGAATCCAAGGGACCAGATGTGTCCCTTGGTGATTTGTGTGCCATATATTTAAAAGATGGTAATGTTGCATTATGTGAAGTTGTTGGTTTTGTTGAAAATAAAGTATTATTAATGCCATTTGAAGATGTACATGGACTATATGTTGGGGCTAAAGTTAAAAAATTAAATAGAAAGGTTTCTATTGGAATTTCTCAAAATTTATTAGGTAGAGTTTTAGATGGTATAGGAAGACCAATAGATGGAAAACCTTTATATACTGATAAATTTAAATCAATATATTCTCCACCACCCAATCCTTTAATTAGAAATAAAATTGAAGAACCTTTACCTGTTGGAGTTAAAGCTATTGATGGTTTAATAACTCTTGGAAAAGGTCAAAGAATTGGAATTTTTGCTGGTAGTGGTGTTGGAAAAAGTACATTATTAGGTATGATTGCTAGAAACACATCAGCAGACATTAATGTTATTTCACTAATTGGTGAGCGTGGTAGAGAAGTTAGGGAGTTTATAGAAAGAGATTTAGGAGAAGAAGGTCTTAAACGTTCTGTTGTTATAGTTTCTACATCAGATCAGCCTGCTTTAATGAGGACAAAAGCTTTACTTAGCGCGACTACAATAGCCGAGTTTTTTAGAGATATGGGATATAATGTTATGTTAATGGTTGATTCATTAACTCGTTGGGCTATGGCACAAAGAGAAATTGGTTTATCTATAGGAGAACCTCCTGCAACAAGAGGTTATACTCCAAGTGTTTTTGCTGAATTACCAAAAATATTAGAAAGAGCTGGTAATTCTGACAAAGGGAGTATTACTGCTATATATACTGTTCTTGTTGAAGGTGATGATTTTAATGAACCGATATCAGATACTGTTAGAGGTATTGTTGATGGACATATCATATTATCCAGAAGATTAGCAGAATCTTCTCATTATCCAGCTATTGATGTATTAGCTAGTATTAGTAGGTTAATGTCATCTGTAGTTTCTTCAGAACATTTAGAAGCTGCATATAATGTTAGAGACATTATGGCTACATATAATGACGCAAAGGATTTAATTGAAGTTGGTGCATACAAAGAGGGAACAAATAAGAAAATTGATATAGCTAAAAGAGAGATTTATAATATAAATGCTTTCTTAAAACAATCAGTATTTGAAAATCCTTCATTTAATGAAGTAGTTAATCAATTAATTGAACTATCAAAAAAATTGAGTAATTGATTTTTGATGGGAAAATATGGTAAAATTAGTGTTAAAAATTTTTTATTTTTAGATAGGAGGAGTTCATATGCCAGCTGAGATTCTTATTCCTATAATAGGAATAGGTATTGCCTTAATCTTAACCCTTTTCATGAAAATTAGTAAGTATTTTC
This DNA window, taken from Marinitoga litoralis, encodes the following:
- a CDS encoding purine-nucleoside phosphorylase, with the translated sequence MKFDIKQYVNNVREAAEYIKGKIDKKPEIAIVLGSGLHGIADKLENALSISYTEIPNFPVSTAPGHKGELMFGEISGKNVMLMNGRFHYYEGYTMKEVTFPIRVMQELGVKILIVTNAAGGMNPNFEVGNPCIITDQINFMGDNPLIGPNCEEWGPRFPDMSEPYDKKLTEKAISVAKKIGIPVYTGVYLGITGPTFETPAELKMMRNFGADLVGMSTVPEVIVANHAGIKVLGFSAVTDKAVPEELKPVTAEEVIEIANRTGEKIADIILALLGEI
- a CDS encoding transglycosylase SLT domain-containing protein; its protein translation is MKKFFFLIFLFISFNLFAQKIDIYNKIFYKPGLHMELYTDSMFLNFEYILLLKYSYMNSSDLLKYVWAQDRTLIGGQMYVESSYYTHAISSSNAIGLLQLKPIVANDLGIDNLFDPIDNITGATIYHSYLYKILQSEKSQIAAYYQGPTSVLKNGINSAGLSYYNKVKKAQKNYKNTKVYSPILFGIQGNVSQNYLNLDTFQGLAYKTFEFYSTQNVEFIKNNINNFDINFGFLYFPKSNFALGSSFGTNNSFYLRTGYPWNQNIISLNTSKILDSYYLTLENKKGIWLKLYISDNLNIITGFSVFDIKFGVLFNSKYRIGVYMSL
- the fliF gene encoding flagellar basal-body MS-ring/collar protein FliF, which codes for MNIFQVIKDYWNNFSTNQKIMYSILLGTFILLLIFLLVLNLRPNYQVLISGVDEQQGGKIISKLEELNIPYKVGAGGSIQIPEKYNKYELWMKLALNGVLGNQVQGYELLQNQGFGATSYDKQVNYQIALEGELSKTISTMKGIQYARVHIVMPSRTFYTPADQSKPTASVLLFLEPGATIDTSQVKAIMDFVAGAVQNLDPNDVKVVDNNSRNLSAQVISEGNIADAATKFDLKRRIEEYYTEKIENNLQRVFGVGAIVVIPEVDLNWQKIEEESKKVQPVNKTSGIIVSQQSESEERTSSSGTSSVPGTDSNIPPFTTQTPDNQGNDIYKTSKSIVNYDFNEIYQKVTEDKNGEIANKSITVFIDLDKSPIPENETTKEQIRSAISTATGATPNNINILFTRFNKELESEYQNIIQQSQRAKTITVMIIISILIVIILILLIMGIITINKKRKTQKILSERKKKLEEAANRTIEELEPEHVEVSEEQKVFEKLANIADNNTDDVVEILKYWINQ
- the fliG gene encoding flagellar motor switch protein FliG, encoding MADNSTTLTGLRKAAILIVLVGPERASKILKELNEEEVEMLTLEVANLGKISDQEKNSVLNEFFELMKVKEFIKEGGVDYAKKLLEEAFGPEQAIKIIENLVTNLQVKPFDFLKRIDITQITNVLQNEHPQTVALVLCYLPPAAAAQVIAGLPEDLQVDVVKRISIMDRATPDVVKEVEGRMKDRLSSFAAQPFSQVGGIETTAEIMNNIDRNVSKNIFDRLSESDPKLSEEIRKKMFVFEDILKLDDRTIQRILREVDTRDLTLSLKGASEELKSKILSNMSQRASQMIQEELEFMGPVRLKDVDEAQQRIVAIIRKLEETGEIIIAGGGGEELIV
- the fliI gene encoding flagellar protein export ATPase FliI, whose amino-acid sequence is MNDYNTILENISKKLDSLDLFTLEGTVDRITGVVIESKGPDVSLGDLCAIYLKDGNVALCEVVGFVENKVLLMPFEDVHGLYVGAKVKKLNRKVSIGISQNLLGRVLDGIGRPIDGKPLYTDKFKSIYSPPPNPLIRNKIEEPLPVGVKAIDGLITLGKGQRIGIFAGSGVGKSTLLGMIARNTSADINVISLIGERGREVREFIERDLGEEGLKRSVVIVSTSDQPALMRTKALLSATTIAEFFRDMGYNVMLMVDSLTRWAMAQREIGLSIGEPPATRGYTPSVFAELPKILERAGNSDKGSITAIYTVLVEGDDFNEPISDTVRGIVDGHIILSRRLAESSHYPAIDVLASISRLMSSVVSSEHLEAAYNVRDIMATYNDAKDLIEVGAYKEGTNKKIDIAKREIYNINAFLKQSVFENPSFNEVVNQLIELSKKLSN